One genomic region from Trueperaceae bacterium encodes:
- a CDS encoding ABC transporter ATP-binding protein/permease gives MTFSTNPLRLVMALGRQRRTYFVFTAILWALIHSSPIIFGLAMRGVFDALSGAAGAGANAWSYLALGLGTDALRILMFVGGIYTWATWWLEITLHVRSSLLRYLVEASGSRRLPDSPSEAVTRFRDDVNDIGEYYEYWCDFWGFAAFALAALATMLTINPVMTVLASVPLALTVLLTRLLRPHIRNARRLSREATSRVTDFLGETFGSVQAVKASGREPFVLRHFATLNSVRKKRALTDTLLTELFRSVTDNMVNIATGIILLLGAAALKDGSFTVGDFALFVTYLPRLTQSLSFMGLMVVQHKRTGVAFERLGRLLVDAPVDALVTPRSYDLEHPQAPFVRSLPRVAPFERLDVVGLTAHHPGGARGVEDVTLSVRRGEFVVVTGRVGSGKTTLLRALLGLLPRDAGSVAWNGALVTDPASFFVPPRAAYTSQVPRLFSDTLRENVVMGADVSDADVTAALELAVLGPDLANMRGGLDTEVGTRGVRLSGGQVQRAAAARMLLRGAELLVFDDISSALDVETERRLWDGLFVAGGTTCLVVSHRRAALERADRVIVLEEGRVVAQGRLADVLDEAPELGALLRGEHGESARADGVAVGDAAAVG, from the coding sequence ATGACCTTCTCGACCAACCCGTTGCGGCTGGTGATGGCGCTCGGGCGCCAGCGGCGCACGTACTTCGTGTTCACCGCCATCCTCTGGGCGCTGATCCACTCCTCGCCCATCATCTTCGGCCTGGCCATGCGCGGCGTGTTCGACGCCCTCTCGGGGGCGGCGGGCGCCGGTGCCAACGCCTGGAGCTACCTGGCCCTCGGGCTCGGCACGGACGCGCTGCGCATCCTCATGTTCGTCGGCGGCATCTACACCTGGGCGACCTGGTGGCTCGAGATCACGCTGCACGTGCGCAGCTCGCTCCTGCGCTACCTCGTCGAGGCGAGCGGCTCCCGCCGGCTGCCAGACTCGCCGAGCGAGGCCGTGACGCGCTTCCGCGACGACGTGAACGACATCGGCGAGTACTACGAGTACTGGTGCGACTTCTGGGGCTTCGCCGCCTTCGCCCTCGCCGCCCTCGCCACTATGCTCACGATCAACCCGGTGATGACGGTCCTGGCGAGCGTCCCGCTCGCCCTAACCGTCCTCCTGACGCGGCTCCTGCGGCCCCACATCCGCAACGCGCGGCGGCTGAGCCGCGAGGCCACCAGCCGCGTCACGGACTTCCTGGGGGAGACGTTCGGCAGCGTCCAGGCCGTCAAGGCGTCGGGGCGCGAGCCGTTCGTGCTGCGCCACTTCGCCACCCTGAACTCGGTGCGCAAGAAGCGCGCCCTCACCGACACGCTCCTGACCGAGCTGTTCAGGAGCGTGACCGATAACATGGTCAACATCGCCACGGGCATCATCCTGCTGCTCGGGGCGGCCGCGCTCAAGGACGGCTCGTTCACCGTGGGCGACTTCGCGCTGTTCGTCACGTACCTGCCGCGCCTCACGCAGTCCCTGTCGTTCATGGGCCTGATGGTCGTGCAGCACAAGCGCACGGGCGTGGCCTTCGAGCGCCTCGGGCGCCTGCTCGTCGACGCCCCGGTCGACGCGCTCGTGACGCCGCGGTCCTACGACCTCGAGCACCCGCAGGCCCCGTTCGTCAGGAGCCTCCCGCGCGTCGCACCCTTCGAACGCCTCGACGTCGTCGGCCTAACCGCCCACCATCCGGGCGGGGCCAGGGGCGTCGAGGACGTCACCTTATCGGTGCGGCGCGGCGAGTTCGTGGTGGTCACCGGCCGCGTCGGGTCGGGGAAGACGACGTTGCTGAGGGCGCTGCTCGGGCTGCTGCCGCGCGACGCCGGGAGCGTCGCGTGGAACGGCGCCCTCGTGACCGACCCCGCCTCGTTCTTCGTGCCGCCGCGCGCCGCCTACACTTCCCAGGTGCCGCGCCTGTTCTCCGACACCTTGCGCGAGAACGTCGTGATGGGCGCCGATGTCAGCGACGCCGACGTGACGGCCGCCCTCGAGCTGGCCGTGCTCGGGCCCGACCTCGCGAACATGCGAGGCGGTCTGGACACGGAGGTCGGTACCCGCGGCGTGCGGCTCTCCGGCGGCCAGGTGCAGCGGGCCGCCGCCGCCCGCATGCTGCTGCGCGGCGCGGAGCTGCTCGTGTTCGACGACATCTCCAGCGCCCTCGACGTCGAGACCGAGCGACGGTTGTGGGACGGACTCTTCGTGGCCGGCGGGACGACCTGCCTCGTCGTCTCGCACCGCCGCGCCGCCCTCGAGCGGGCCGACCGCGTGATCGTCCTCGAGGAGGGGAGGGTGGTGGCGCAGGGCAGGCTCGCCGACGTCCTCGACGAGGCGCCCGAGCTCGGCGCCCTGCTCCGCGGCGAACACGGGGAGTCGGCGCGCGCCGACGGGGTCGCGGTTGGCGATGCCGCCGCGGTCGGCTGA
- a CDS encoding thiamine ABC transporter substrate-binding protein, which translates to MRRSSTVLFSSVLFSLALSLFALGAAQRITVLTHDSFALPSELLAEFTERTGIQVTFLQGGDAGEVVNRAVLTKARPLADLLFGVDDSLLERARSEGIFEPYVSGELGRVNGTLLLSADGLVTPVDVGYVLPNVDTAWFADRGLALPTALEDLAADEYRGLTVVENPASSSPGLAFLLATVVRFGDAEAGIAATHGGYADWLDYWAALVRNDVAVADGWSDAYYTLFTRYGGDRPVVVSYATSPAAEVIFADAPLAEAPTANLQCAGCGYRQVEGIGILAGTANHAAAEAFVDFMLSRAVQSAIPLAMFVDPVVADATLPPEFELYGRVEDGVVASALPAAVVQAHQARWLRQWTAVVLQGRDPAGVR; encoded by the coding sequence ATGCGCAGGTCGTCGACCGTACTCTTCTCATCGGTACTCTTCTCGTTGGCGCTGTCGCTGTTCGCCCTCGGCGCGGCTCAGCGCATCACCGTGCTCACGCATGACTCGTTCGCCCTGCCGAGCGAGCTCCTCGCGGAGTTCACCGAGCGCACCGGCATCCAGGTCACGTTCCTGCAGGGCGGCGACGCCGGCGAGGTCGTCAACCGCGCCGTGCTCACCAAGGCGCGTCCGCTCGCCGACCTGCTCTTCGGGGTCGACGACAGCCTACTGGAGCGCGCGCGGAGCGAGGGGATCTTCGAGCCTTACGTGAGCGGCGAGCTCGGCAGGGTGAACGGCACGCTCCTGTTGAGCGCGGACGGCCTGGTGACCCCGGTGGACGTCGGCTACGTGCTGCCGAACGTCGACACGGCCTGGTTCGCCGACCGCGGCCTTGCCCTCCCCACGGCGCTCGAGGACCTCGCGGCCGACGAGTACCGCGGTCTGACGGTGGTCGAGAACCCGGCCAGCTCGAGCCCCGGGCTGGCGTTCCTCCTCGCCACCGTGGTCCGCTTCGGCGACGCCGAGGCGGGCATCGCCGCCACCCACGGCGGCTACGCCGACTGGCTCGACTACTGGGCCGCCCTCGTGAGGAACGACGTCGCCGTGGCCGACGGCTGGTCCGACGCCTACTACACGCTGTTCACGCGCTACGGCGGCGATCGCCCCGTGGTCGTCAGTTACGCCACGAGCCCCGCCGCCGAGGTCATCTTCGCGGACGCGCCGCTCGCCGAGGCCCCGACCGCCAACCTGCAGTGCGCGGGCTGCGGCTACCGCCAGGTGGAGGGGATCGGCATCCTCGCGGGCACCGCCAACCACGCGGCGGCGGAGGCGTTCGTCGACTTCATGCTGAGCCGCGCCGTGCAGTCCGCCATCCCGCTCGCCATGTTCGTCGACCCGGTAGTGGCCGACGCGACCCTGCCGCCCGAGTTCGAGCTCTACGGCCGGGTGGAGGACGGCGTGGTGGCCTCGGCCCTGCCGGCAGCCGTCGTGCAGGCGCACCAGGCACGCTGGCTGCGGCAGTGGACCGCGGTCGTGCTACAGGGCAGGGACCCCGCCGGCGTGCGCTGA
- a CDS encoding MFS transporter codes for MARTSWQRILFVMFFAQLLASIGFSTIFPFLPNYVEFLGVRGSGSIIFWVSAVFSVQAVAMMIASPIWGAMSDRMGRKLMVERALFGGAIIVLLMAFVHSAEELTFLRLIQGLTTGVASAASSMVASSAPRNRLGYAMGMMQTASWAGASIGPMIGGVLQYFFGFRLSFVLTAVLMLAGGLLVFFGVKEEFTPPEGRKGGVSGIVGAWRDVLRTAGVPLAYFLRFSAWLGRTMLVPFLPLFIATITVDRDLAGMYTGLAIGLAAGSSTLSGVVLGRLSDRIGYKPVLVVSTFACALFYVPMAYVGNVFQLIAVNVLIGFAIGGVLPAISAMLARLTPPQVAGAVYGIDNSVSAASRALAPIVSGAVVTVTSLPGETNYRTIFLVTAALFLVTAVVAAWFLPKRGAEPEPSV; via the coding sequence GTGGCGCGGACGAGCTGGCAACGCATCCTCTTCGTGATGTTCTTCGCCCAGCTCCTCGCCTCGATCGGCTTCTCCACCATCTTCCCTTTCCTCCCCAACTACGTCGAGTTCCTCGGCGTGCGCGGCTCGGGCTCGATCATCTTCTGGGTGTCGGCCGTGTTCAGCGTGCAGGCGGTGGCCATGATGATCGCCTCGCCGATCTGGGGCGCCATGTCGGACCGGATGGGCCGCAAGCTCATGGTCGAGCGCGCCCTGTTCGGCGGTGCGATCATCGTCCTCCTCATGGCCTTCGTGCACTCGGCCGAGGAGCTGACGTTCCTGCGCCTCATCCAGGGCCTGACCACCGGCGTCGCCTCGGCGGCCTCCTCCATGGTCGCGTCCTCCGCTCCGCGCAACCGCCTCGGCTACGCGATGGGGATGATGCAGACGGCGAGCTGGGCCGGCGCTTCCATCGGCCCGATGATCGGCGGGGTGCTCCAGTACTTCTTCGGCTTCCGGCTCTCGTTCGTGCTGACGGCCGTGCTGATGCTGGCGGGCGGGCTCCTCGTGTTCTTCGGGGTGAAGGAGGAGTTCACGCCGCCCGAGGGGCGCAAGGGCGGCGTGAGCGGCATCGTCGGCGCCTGGCGCGACGTGCTGCGCACGGCCGGCGTGCCCCTAGCCTACTTCCTGCGGTTCAGCGCCTGGCTGGGCCGCACGATGCTCGTGCCGTTCCTGCCGCTGTTCATCGCCACCATCACCGTCGACCGTGACCTGGCCGGCATGTACACGGGCCTGGCCATCGGCCTCGCCGCCGGCTCCTCGACCCTGAGCGGGGTCGTCCTCGGGCGCCTGAGCGACCGCATCGGCTACAAGCCGGTGCTCGTCGTATCGACCTTCGCGTGCGCGCTCTTCTACGTGCCGATGGCGTACGTCGGCAACGTCTTCCAGCTCATCGCCGTCAACGTGCTGATCGGCTTCGCCATCGGCGGGGTGTTGCCGGCCATCAGCGCCATGCTCGCGCGCCTCACCCCACCGCAGGTGGCCGGCGCCGTCTACGGCATCGACAACTCCGTCTCGGCGGCCTCGCGAGCTCTTGCGCCGATCGTGTCCGGCGCCGTCGTCACGGTCACGAGCCTGCCGGGCGAGACGAACTACCGCACCATCTTCCTCGTCACCGCCGCGCTGTTCCTGGTCACGGCCGTCGTGGCGGCGTGGTTCCTGCCCAAGCGTGGGGCAGAGCCGGAACCCTCCGTCTAG
- a CDS encoding Crp/Fnr family transcriptional regulator codes for MQFTAAQVLARCPLFAELSEADLEALAGVAHRRRLEAGQPLFMAGEPAQGLAVVVSGKVKVYVISPASGREVVLAMEHPYNTVAELVSLDGGPYPASAEAAEDSEVLWLEQQGFQRLLKARPEIALHLMTMLGRRLRRLVALVEQISFQEVVHRLAAYLLRVADDGVPFVLDTNGAIAAQLGTVPELVSRNLSRLHAGGAITMQGRTVAKVDRKQLGEMANAAGR; via the coding sequence GTGCAGTTCACCGCCGCCCAGGTCCTCGCCCGCTGCCCCCTCTTCGCCGAGTTATCGGAGGCCGACCTCGAGGCCCTCGCGGGGGTGGCGCACCGGCGGCGGCTCGAGGCGGGTCAACCCCTGTTCATGGCCGGCGAGCCGGCCCAGGGGCTCGCCGTCGTGGTGAGCGGCAAGGTGAAGGTGTACGTCATCTCGCCCGCCAGCGGCCGCGAGGTCGTGTTGGCTATGGAACACCCCTACAACACGGTGGCCGAGCTCGTGTCGCTCGACGGCGGCCCGTACCCCGCCAGCGCCGAGGCGGCCGAGGACTCCGAGGTCCTGTGGTTGGAACAGCAGGGCTTCCAGCGGCTCCTCAAGGCCCGACCCGAGATAGCCCTGCACCTGATGACCATGCTCGGCCGCAGGCTCAGGCGGCTGGTGGCGCTCGTCGAGCAGATCTCGTTCCAGGAGGTCGTCCACCGCCTCGCCGCCTACCTGCTCCGCGTCGCCGACGATGGCGTGCCGTTCGTCCTCGACACGAACGGCGCCATCGCCGCTCAGCTCGGCACGGTGCCGGAGCTCGTGAGCCGCAACCTGTCGCGGCTGCATGCCGGCGGCGCCATCACCATGCAAGGCCGCACAGTCGCCAAGGTGGACCGCAAGCAGCTAGGCGAGATGGCCAACGCCGCGGGCCGATGA
- a CDS encoding metal-sulfur cluster assembly factor — protein MTQTELTEINAATPARNVLEALRAVIDPELGLDIVSLGMVYAVAVVDANVAIEMTLTTPGCPLHGSIEADVKHCLGNVPGVDDVTVDLVWDPPWTPDSMSDQAKRSLGFY, from the coding sequence ATGACCCAGACGGAACTCACGGAGATCAACGCCGCCACGCCCGCGCGCAACGTCCTGGAGGCCCTGCGCGCCGTGATAGACCCGGAACTGGGCCTCGACATCGTGAGCCTCGGCATGGTCTACGCCGTGGCGGTCGTGGACGCGAACGTCGCGATCGAGATGACCCTCACGACTCCCGGCTGCCCGCTGCACGGGAGCATCGAGGCGGACGTCAAGCACTGCCTCGGCAACGTGCCCGGTGTCGACGACGTGACCGTCGACCTGGTGTGGGACCCCCCATGGACGCCTGACTCCATGAGCGACCAGGCGAAGAGGTCGCTCGGCTTCTACTGA
- a CDS encoding DUF2249 domain-containing protein, translating into MTEKFLDNRGMEPPNPMIRTLETLEGMAPGDVLVIHNDRVPIYLLPQLADAGATYEVEEQSDGSARVRITKGA; encoded by the coding sequence ATGACCGAGAAGTTCCTCGACAACCGGGGTATGGAGCCGCCCAACCCCATGATCCGTACCCTCGAGACCCTCGAAGGGATGGCGCCCGGCGACGTGCTCGTCATCCACAACGACCGCGTGCCCATCTACCTCCTGCCGCAGCTGGCGGACGCCGGCGCCACCTACGAGGTGGAGGAGCAGAGCGACGGCAGCGCCAGGGTCCGGATCACCAAGGGGGCGTGA
- a CDS encoding DUF1858 domain-containing protein, translating into MTAAGRKTLLEARVSRILDAHPDALDTLVRHGFTPLVQAPMRFALAHTVNLGQAIRLRGLGEPEVAALLGALAAMGLPALLAPGAGAVEEED; encoded by the coding sequence TTGACGGCCGCTGGCCGCAAGACCCTCCTGGAGGCGCGCGTCTCGCGCATCCTCGACGCGCACCCCGACGCCCTGGACACGCTCGTCCGGCACGGGTTCACGCCGTTGGTGCAGGCGCCCATGCGCTTCGCGCTTGCTCACACCGTGAACCTTGGGCAGGCCATCCGCCTGCGGGGGTTGGGCGAGCCGGAGGTGGCCGCGCTCCTTGGCGCCCTCGCGGCCATGGGGCTGCCGGCACTGCTCGCGCCCGGCGCCGGCGCGGTCGAGGAGGAGGACTGA
- a CDS encoding cupin domain-containing protein translates to MALYKTEGLARFSERGPVPRPLIVGDNMAVMLLCLQKHQEIKAPENDAAETVFTVVSGSGTVRENDETHRVGPGDVVYLPPGTRKALQAGEGAFTVIGVRQLGAKHVT, encoded by the coding sequence GTGGCGCTCTACAAGACGGAGGGGCTCGCCCGCTTCTCGGAGCGCGGTCCGGTGCCGCGCCCCTTGATCGTCGGCGACAACATGGCCGTGATGCTCCTGTGCCTCCAGAAGCACCAGGAGATCAAGGCGCCGGAGAACGACGCGGCCGAGACCGTGTTCACGGTCGTGAGCGGCTCCGGGACCGTGCGCGAGAACGACGAGACGCACCGGGTCGGGCCGGGCGACGTCGTGTACCTGCCGCCGGGCACCCGCAAGGCGCTGCAGGCGGGGGAGGGCGCGTTCACCGTGATCGGGGTGAGGCAGTTGGGGGCGAAGCATGTCACTTAG
- a CDS encoding DUF2249 domain-containing protein, giving the protein MSLRPQEMYVDMDVCIECGICDEIAPGIRDDVGHVPAMSLTLDAMASCPTGAIKWAEGGTAMKRVDVRTIPPRERHPLLFRTFDDLETGQSFELVNDHDPKPLYYQFQVERAGAVEWEYLEQGPQTWRVRIGKVA; this is encoded by the coding sequence ATGTCACTTAGACCGCAAGAGATGTACGTGGACATGGACGTATGCATCGAGTGCGGCATCTGCGACGAGATAGCGCCCGGCATCCGCGACGATGTCGGACACGTGCCGGCCATGAGCCTCACCCTGGACGCCATGGCCAGTTGCCCAACGGGAGCCATCAAGTGGGCAGAAGGAGGAACCGCGATGAAGAGAGTCGACGTGAGGACCATCCCGCCGCGTGAGCGTCACCCGCTCCTATTCAGGACGTTCGACGACCTGGAGACGGGCCAGTCGTTCGAGCTGGTCAACGACCACGACCCGAAGCCGCTCTACTACCAGTTCCAGGTCGAGCGGGCCGGCGCCGTCGAGTGGGAGTACCTCGAGCAGGGCCCGCAGACGTGGCGGGTGCGCATAGGCAAGGTCGCCTGA
- a CDS encoding RDD family protein encodes MTDNGSASGNQEAPNGAPTGGAPLPPSGQGVPTPDHPGATTTKPDVGKRAIAWIIDAVVAAILSYVPLIGSLLGAAYILTRDGFAFDFMDGRSIGKKLMKLRPVRDDGRKMDLETSIRRNWTLALGMLGTVVVYAPFLGIIALTLLLTLVGAILGLMEIYFVLTSPDGRRYGDRFAGTRVVETES; translated from the coding sequence ATGACGGACAACGGGTCAGCAAGCGGCAACCAGGAGGCGCCGAACGGCGCACCGACGGGCGGCGCCCCACTCCCACCCAGCGGCCAAGGCGTGCCGACTCCCGATCACCCGGGCGCGACCACGACCAAGCCCGACGTCGGCAAGCGGGCGATCGCCTGGATAATCGACGCGGTGGTGGCCGCGATCCTGAGTTACGTCCCCCTCATAGGCAGCCTGCTCGGCGCCGCGTACATCCTCACGCGCGACGGCTTCGCCTTCGACTTCATGGACGGCCGCTCCATCGGCAAGAAGCTCATGAAGCTGAGGCCGGTCCGCGACGACGGCCGCAAGATGGACCTGGAGACGTCCATCAGGCGCAACTGGACGCTGGCTCTCGGCATGTTGGGGACCGTCGTCGTGTACGCGCCGTTCCTCGGCATCATCGCCCTCACGCTCCTCCTGACCCTGGTCGGCGCCATCCTCGGCCTCATGGAGATCTACTTCGTGCTGACCTCCCCCGACGGGCGCCGCTACGGCGACCGGTTCGCCGGCACGCGCGTCGTGGAGACGGAGAGCTAG
- the pta gene encoding phosphate acetyltransferase, whose amino-acid sequence MATAHGFYVVPTGPGVGLTSVCLGLVRVLEREGLRVGFIKPIRQPGDDSGPERSTEFVRRTTTIVPGEPMRYDVAEGMLAAGRHSELLQALVGRYATAAVGADVVIVEGLAATAEHPNLDALNADIAQALDCQVLFVTTPQPSLQAVDDRLELAAQPFGGAASEHVLGVVVNQLNAPPMEVMGATRTGLQTPEVELTADAVRARLRVFRHPGFALVGAIPFSPAMVSPRTLDVAKHLGAAVLHEGDLATRRVIDVSLVARSVAHMTHRLRPDALLITPADRDDVILAVCMAALNGVPLAGLVLTGDMEPNADVMKLCEKAIATGLPVLAVKSDSYVTAARAAAMNLEVPSDDVERMERVMKVAAEHLDVGALKARIGALRVLRLSPPAFLYRIVELARAAGKRIVLPEGEEPRTVKAAAECGERGIAKCVLIGDPVEVQRVAEVQGVVLGRGVEVVEPTDALRERYVAGMVELRKHKGLTDDGARNQLRDNVVLGTMMLALGEVDGLVSGAVHTTASTIRPALQLIKTHKGARLVSSVFFMCLPDQVLVYGDCAVNPDPDAEELADIAVQSAASAAAFGIEPRVALLSYSTGTSGAGADVDKVREATRIARERRPDLPIDGPLQYDAAAVPSVASSKAPDSPVAGRATVLVFPDLNSGNATYKAVQRSAGVVSVGPMLQGLRRPVNDLSRGALVDDIVYTIALTAVQATQVGEGPD is encoded by the coding sequence ATGGCAACTGCGCACGGCTTCTACGTCGTTCCGACCGGCCCCGGGGTGGGCCTCACCTCCGTGTGCCTCGGGCTCGTCCGGGTCCTCGAGCGTGAAGGGCTGCGCGTCGGCTTCATCAAGCCGATCCGCCAGCCGGGCGACGACTCCGGACCGGAACGGTCGACGGAGTTCGTGCGCCGCACCACCACCATCGTTCCCGGCGAGCCCATGCGCTACGACGTGGCCGAGGGCATGCTGGCCGCCGGCCGGCACTCGGAGCTCCTCCAGGCCCTGGTCGGCCGCTACGCGACCGCCGCGGTCGGCGCCGACGTCGTCATCGTGGAAGGCCTCGCCGCCACGGCGGAGCACCCCAACCTAGACGCGCTCAACGCGGACATAGCCCAGGCCCTCGACTGCCAGGTCCTGTTCGTCACGACCCCCCAGCCCAGCCTCCAAGCGGTCGACGACCGCCTCGAGCTGGCCGCCCAGCCGTTCGGCGGCGCGGCTAGCGAGCACGTCCTCGGCGTGGTGGTGAACCAGCTCAACGCCCCGCCGATGGAGGTCATGGGCGCGACTCGCACCGGCTTGCAGACGCCCGAGGTCGAGCTGACCGCCGACGCGGTGCGCGCCAGGCTGCGCGTCTTCAGGCACCCGGGCTTCGCGTTGGTCGGCGCGATCCCCTTCAGCCCCGCCATGGTCTCGCCAAGGACCCTGGACGTGGCGAAGCACCTGGGGGCAGCGGTCCTGCACGAGGGCGACCTGGCGACGCGGCGCGTGATAGACGTCTCGCTCGTCGCCCGCTCCGTGGCGCACATGACCCACCGCCTCCGCCCCGACGCGCTCCTGATAACGCCGGCCGATCGCGACGACGTCATCCTGGCCGTATGCATGGCCGCCCTCAACGGCGTGCCGCTCGCCGGCCTCGTCCTCACCGGCGACATGGAGCCGAACGCCGACGTCATGAAGCTCTGCGAGAAGGCGATCGCGACCGGCCTGCCGGTGCTGGCGGTCAAGAGCGACTCCTACGTCACGGCCGCCCGCGCGGCGGCCATGAACCTCGAGGTGCCGAGCGACGACGTCGAGCGCATGGAGCGCGTCATGAAGGTCGCCGCCGAGCATCTCGACGTCGGCGCGCTCAAGGCGCGTATCGGCGCCCTCCGCGTGCTGCGCTTGTCGCCGCCCGCGTTCCTCTACCGCATCGTCGAGCTCGCGCGGGCCGCCGGCAAGCGCATCGTTCTTCCGGAAGGCGAGGAGCCCCGCACCGTCAAGGCGGCCGCGGAGTGCGGTGAGCGTGGCATCGCGAAGTGCGTCCTGATCGGCGACCCGGTCGAGGTCCAGAGGGTCGCCGAGGTCCAGGGCGTCGTCCTCGGCCGCGGCGTCGAGGTCGTCGAGCCGACGGACGCGCTACGCGAGCGGTACGTGGCGGGCATGGTCGAGCTGCGCAAGCACAAGGGCCTCACCGACGACGGCGCCCGCAACCAGCTCCGCGACAACGTCGTGCTCGGCACGATGATGCTGGCGCTGGGCGAGGTGGACGGCCTCGTGTCCGGCGCCGTTCACACGACCGCCAGCACCATCCGCCCCGCGCTGCAGCTCATCAAGACCCACAAGGGCGCCAGGCTCGTCTCGTCCGTCTTCTTCATGTGCCTACCCGACCAGGTCCTCGTGTACGGCGACTGCGCCGTCAACCCCGACCCCGACGCCGAGGAGTTGGCCGACATCGCCGTGCAGTCGGCCGCTTCCGCCGCGGCCTTCGGCATCGAGCCGCGCGTTGCGCTCCTCAGCTACTCGACGGGCACCTCGGGCGCGGGCGCCGACGTCGACAAGGTGCGCGAGGCGACCCGCATCGCGCGGGAGCGGCGCCCCGACCTCCCCATCGACGGCCCGCTGCAGTACGACGCCGCGGCGGTGCCGAGCGTGGCCAGCAGCAAGGCCCCGGACAGCCCGGTGGCGGGCAGGGCGACCGTCCTCGTGTTCCCTGACCTCAACAGCGGGAACGCGACCTACAAGGCCGTGCAGCGCTCCGCGGGCGTGGTGTCGGTGGGGCCCATGCTGCAAGGCTTGCGGCGGCCCGTGAACGACCTGTCGCGAGGCGCCCTGGTCGACGACATCGTCTACACGATCGCGCTCACCGCCGTGCAGGCGACGCAGGTCGGCGAGGGCCCCGACTGA